A stretch of the Planctomycetota bacterium genome encodes the following:
- a CDS encoding metalloregulator ArsR/SmtB family transcription factor, whose protein sequence is MFNTLNDLVGVFKLLSDETRLRILYFLTRRPELHVRALCDLLEQSQPAVSHHLALLRAARLVSLRREGKHNFYSILPDRIDWLRRGMTVLLPEGARRAADQRMDPQSA, encoded by the coding sequence ATGTTCAACACGCTGAACGACCTGGTCGGCGTGTTCAAGCTTTTGTCCGACGAGACCCGGCTGCGAATTTTGTACTTCTTGACTCGGCGTCCCGAGTTGCACGTCCGAGCGCTGTGCGATCTGCTCGAGCAAAGTCAGCCGGCGGTGAGTCACCACCTGGCGCTGTTGCGAGCGGCGCGACTGGTGTCGCTGCGCCGCGAGGGGAAGCACAACTTCTATTCGATCCTGCCCGACCGGATCGATTGGCTGCGCCGCGGCATGACGGTGCTGTTGCCCGAGGGGGCGCGCCGCGCGGCCGATCAGCGTATGGACCCGCAAAGCGCGTAG
- the glnA gene encoding type I glutamate--ammonia ligase produces the protein MKPREVLAFCREKDVKAVDLRFMDFPGLWQHFTIPVGKLTEEVFEDGLGFDGSSIRGWQAINESDMTLVPVPETAVLDPFTTLPTISMICNIQDPVTREDYTRDPRNVARKAVNYLKSTGIADTCYIGPEAEFFIFDDVRFDQNSHEGYYHVDSVEGEWNRGRVESPNLGYKLRHKEGYFPVPPSDQLMNIRNEMMQSMIDCGMDVEAQHHEVATAGQCEIDLRYQDLVTMADYMCMYKYIIKNVARRHNKTVTFMPKPLFGDNGSGMHTHISLWRGGEPLFAGSGYAGLSDTAIYAMGGLLRHAPAILAFSNPTTNSYKRLVPGYEAPVNLAYSQRNRSAACRIPMYSASPKAKRVEFRCPDPSCNPYLAFSAMLMAVIDGIQNKMHPGDPLDKDIYDLPPEELARVPKAPGSLEESLGALRQNHEFLLRGDVFTEDVIHTWIRYKLEKEVDAMRLRPHPYEFCLYYDI, from the coding sequence ATGAAGCCTCGTGAAGTTCTGGCCTTCTGCCGCGAAAAGGACGTCAAGGCGGTCGATCTGCGGTTCATGGACTTCCCCGGCCTGTGGCAGCACTTCACGATTCCGGTCGGCAAGCTGACCGAGGAAGTGTTCGAGGACGGCCTGGGCTTCGACGGTTCGAGCATTCGCGGCTGGCAGGCGATCAACGAGAGCGACATGACCCTGGTTCCGGTCCCCGAGACCGCGGTCCTCGATCCGTTCACGACGCTGCCGACCATCTCGATGATCTGCAACATCCAGGACCCGGTCACCCGCGAGGACTACACGCGCGACCCGCGCAACGTGGCCCGCAAGGCGGTCAACTACCTGAAAAGCACGGGCATCGCCGACACCTGCTACATCGGCCCCGAGGCCGAGTTTTTCATCTTCGATGACGTGCGGTTCGACCAGAACTCGCACGAAGGTTACTACCACGTCGACAGCGTCGAAGGCGAGTGGAATCGCGGCCGCGTCGAAAGCCCGAACCTGGGTTACAAGCTGCGGCACAAGGAAGGCTATTTCCCGGTGCCGCCGTCCGACCAGTTGATGAACATCCGCAATGAAATGATGCAGTCGATGATCGACTGCGGCATGGACGTTGAAGCTCAGCACCACGAGGTGGCCACGGCCGGGCAGTGCGAAATCGACCTTCGTTACCAGGACCTGGTGACGATGGCTGACTACATGTGCATGTACAAGTACATCATTAAGAACGTCGCCCGCCGGCACAACAAGACGGTGACGTTCATGCCCAAGCCGCTGTTTGGCGACAACGGCTCCGGCATGCACACGCACATTTCGCTATGGCGCGGCGGCGAGCCGTTGTTCGCCGGCTCGGGCTATGCCGGCCTGAGCGACACGGCGATCTACGCAATGGGGGGCTTGCTGCGGCACGCGCCGGCGATACTCGCCTTTAGCAATCCGACGACCAACAGCTACAAGCGACTGGTGCCGGGTTACGAAGCGCCAGTGAATCTGGCTTATTCCCAGCGCAATCGTTCGGCGGCTTGCCGCATTCCGATGTACAGCGCCAGCCCCAAGGCCAAGCGCGTCGAGTTCCGCTGTCCGGACCCGAGTTGCAATCCTTACCTGGCTTTCTCGGCCATGCTGATGGCGGTGATCGACGGCATTCAAAACAAGATGCACCCGGGCGACCCGCTCGACAAGGACATCTACGACCTGCCGCCCGAGGAATTGGCGCGAGTTCCCAAGGCGCCTGGCTCGTTGGAAGAATCACTCGGCGCACTGCGACAGAATCACGAGTTTCTGTTGCGTGGCGATGTGTTCACCGAGGACGTGATCCACACCTGGATTCGCTACAAGCTCGAAAAAGAAGTCGACGCCATGCGGTTGCGCCCGCACCCGTACGAGTTCTGCTTGTACTACGATATCTAG
- the rnc gene encoding ribonuclease III produces the protein MPRSQEPETFLNEADLLEHCQQRIGYRFQDCALLRAALTHASGAQHRLASNERLEFLGDAILGAVVCELLFRRFPEYLEGDLTKVKSIVVSRQTCARISENMGLDDFLFLGKGMATQGTVPPSLMANVFESLIAATYLDGGFDPARALIERLVGPEIESAIESDESTNFKSILQHLAQRQYSTTPTYQLLDEKGPDHSKCFKIAAQIARERFQPAWGRNKKEAEQRAARNALSEINGEPAPFPAE, from the coding sequence ATGCCCCGCAGTCAGGAACCGGAAACATTTCTTAACGAAGCCGATCTGCTCGAACACTGCCAGCAGCGCATCGGCTACCGGTTTCAAGATTGCGCGTTACTGCGGGCGGCACTCACGCACGCCTCGGGCGCCCAGCACCGGTTGGCGTCGAACGAACGGCTGGAGTTCCTGGGCGACGCCATTCTCGGTGCGGTCGTCTGCGAACTGTTGTTCCGTCGCTTTCCCGAGTACCTCGAAGGGGACCTGACCAAGGTCAAATCAATCGTGGTCAGCCGGCAGACCTGCGCACGCATCAGCGAGAACATGGGGCTGGACGATTTTCTGTTCCTGGGCAAAGGGATGGCCACCCAGGGAACCGTGCCACCGTCGCTGATGGCCAACGTGTTCGAATCGCTGATCGCGGCCACGTACCTGGACGGCGGTTTCGATCCGGCCCGGGCGTTGATCGAACGCTTGGTGGGACCGGAAATCGAGTCGGCGATCGAAAGTGATGAATCGACCAACTTCAAGTCGATTCTCCAGCACCTGGCCCAGCGTCAATACAGCACGACGCCGACGTATCAGTTGCTGGACGAAAAAGGGCCCGACCACAGCAAGTGCTTCAAGATCGCGGCGCAAATCGCCCGCGAGCGCTTCCAGCCCGCCTGGGGTCGCAACAAGAAAGAAGCCGAGCAACGAGCGGCGCGCAACGCGCTAAGCGAGATCAACGGCGAACCGGCGCCGTTTCCGGCAGAGTAA